In a genomic window of Quercus lobata isolate SW786 chromosome 4, ValleyOak3.0 Primary Assembly, whole genome shotgun sequence:
- the LOC115984138 gene encoding MATH domain and coiled-coil domain-containing protein At3g58370-like — MKSGDSATTNFCDELSIKRSKRHLPPTHYMLKIESFSILSETVEKYDSGVFEAGGHKWRLSLYPKGNKKMNGSGHISLYLAIVETENLPRGWEIYVNFKLFVFDQIRDKYLTIHDADDSSIKRFHDMKTEWGFTKFLPLDTFNDVSHGYLVNDCCLFGVEVFVHKQSGKLECVSITEKPANCTLTWKIENFSALDEESYSQEFTVADSQWKILVYPKGNSNGKAKAISVYLCSCNCLLSDLKYFAEFKLRIRDQINKNHVENTAKHWFSKSLKDWGFSQFLLLQNLNDASKGFLVNDTLIVEAEIMAVSNIKLFA, encoded by the exons aTGAAGTCTGGCGACTCTGCTACTACCAACTTCTGCGACGAACTCT CaatcaaaagatcaaaaagacaTTTACCTCCAACTCATTACATGCTTAAAATAGAGTCATTCTCTATACTGTCCGAGACTGTGGAAAAGTATGATTCCGGTGTTTTTGAAGCTGGCGGGCACAAATG GAGGTTGTCTCTCTATCccaaaggaaacaaaaaaatgaatggAAGTGGTCATATCTCCCTTTACTTAGCAATTGTAGAGACAGAAAATCTTCCTCGTGGTTGGGAGATTTATGTCAACTTCAAATTGTTCGTGTTTGATCAGATTCGGGACAAGTACTTGACCATTCATG ATGCTGATGATAGTTCAATTAAAAGATTTCATGACATGAAGACTGAATGGGGCTTTACCAAATTTCTTCCCTTGGATACTTTCAATGATGTTTCTCATGGATACCTTGTCAATGATTGTTGCCTATTTGGTGTAGAGGTTTTTGTTCATAAACAAAGTGGCAAACTGGAGTGTGTTTCCATTACAGAAAAACCTGCTAATTGTACTTTGACTTGGAAGATTGAAAACTTCTCGGCACTAGATGAAGAATCATATTCTCAAGAATTCACTGTTGCAGATTCACAATG GAAGATACTGGTTTATCCCAAAGGAAATTCTAATGGAAAAGCCAAAGCGATTTCTGTCTACCTCTGCTCATGTAATTGTCTTCTATCGGATCTCAAATATTTTGCAGAATTCAAACTGCGAATAAGGGaccaaatcaacaaaaatcatGTAGAAAACACAg CTAAACATTGGTTTTCTAAATCATTGAAAGACTGGGGCTTTTCGCAATTTTTGCTTCTACAGAATCTCAATGATGCATCGAAGGGTTTTCTGGTGAATGACACTTTAATTGTGGAAGCAGAAATTATGGCTGTGTCCAACATTAAGCTGTTCGCATAG